A window of Acetonema longum DSM 6540 contains these coding sequences:
- a CDS encoding efflux RND transporter periplasmic adaptor subunit, with protein sequence MAMNKGLRSQESWMKRHLPSALLAAVIIVALAGGFWLLNLGRQNKPQDLPAIKADERVLAEGIVYPVHYSQMVMPVNGMVGEVLAKEGDRVQAGQPIIRLVRADYQARVDSAGSAVKRAEAAVKQAGVKLAEAEREWQRQQRMDAAGATSRQQLEQAETAVERDRAGLAQAEAELAAQKDKLSESEGELEKTELRATIDGTVAFLDVKPGEHAPAGEILVRLADETAWEVRSDDLTELAVVKVRAGDTAILTFDGIPGLEIPGRVQFIRPYGEKKRGDITYTVFIAPDYWDERLRWMMTAQIAIAASK encoded by the coding sequence ATGGCAATGAACAAAGGATTGCGGAGCCAGGAGAGCTGGATGAAACGTCATCTGCCGTCGGCGCTGCTGGCAGCAGTCATCATTGTAGCTTTGGCGGGCGGTTTCTGGCTGTTGAACCTTGGCCGGCAAAACAAGCCGCAGGATCTGCCGGCAATAAAGGCGGATGAGCGCGTATTGGCCGAAGGGATTGTGTATCCGGTGCATTATTCCCAGATGGTAATGCCTGTGAACGGAATGGTGGGTGAGGTACTGGCCAAAGAAGGGGACAGGGTGCAGGCCGGGCAGCCGATTATCCGGCTGGTTCGGGCGGATTACCAGGCCCGGGTGGACAGCGCCGGTTCGGCGGTAAAACGGGCGGAGGCCGCCGTGAAGCAGGCCGGGGTGAAGCTTGCGGAGGCGGAACGGGAATGGCAGCGGCAGCAGCGGATGGACGCGGCCGGGGCCACGTCCCGTCAGCAGCTTGAGCAGGCCGAGACAGCGGTTGAACGGGACAGGGCCGGGCTGGCGCAGGCGGAGGCGGAGCTGGCGGCCCAAAAGGATAAATTGTCCGAGTCCGAAGGTGAACTGGAAAAGACAGAGCTGCGGGCAACGATCGACGGTACGGTGGCTTTCCTGGATGTGAAACCGGGCGAGCATGCGCCAGCCGGTGAGATATTGGTGCGGCTTGCGGACGAAACCGCCTGGGAGGTGCGCAGCGACGACCTCACCGAATTGGCGGTCGTCAAGGTCCGGGCCGGCGACACGGCGATTTTGACGTTTGACGGCATACCCGGGCTGGAGATTCCCGGACGGGTCCAATTTATCCGGCCTTACGGGGAGAAGAAACGGGGGGATATTACCTATACCGTGTTTATTGCTCCGGATTACTGGGATGAGCGTCTGCGCTGGATGATGACCGCCCAGATTGCCATTGCGGCCTCAAAGTGA
- a CDS encoding TolC family protein encodes MLRQKVWKTCWVAIPVGIIFLANSMNTWAAPVELSLHESIALALRNNPAVKIAEADQSQAVWAVAEIRGEFGPGLKYDHTYSRAEIAASTLNDDLLGYLSGSALKSNGFRNRITLNLPLYTGGRRAGLLGQAEDNLYAARLEVKKAKQQLAFDTTTAYFNALQARSLLEISQESMENLTAHLKNVQVKYEEGLVTKAEVLRAEVELANAGQDLMTAQNDYNLAIDSLNNVMGLPLDHEITITATGNGAIAYESDTRTLEECIQYARRNHPAVIQSQIRVNAAKQGVKAEKSGNLPQISLNGSNDWYDEDFPGAKESYWMVSLTASLNVFDAGVVKSKVKQAESKMDKARQQARQAEEAAALDVSKAYHDLRAAENRIATTKGVVDKAREIFRITEIRYREGAGTNLDVIDAQLTLAQAKTKHNQARYDYCRSKAKLMQAMGMDQDT; translated from the coding sequence ATGCTAAGACAGAAGGTATGGAAAACGTGCTGGGTCGCAATACCTGTCGGGATCATATTTCTGGCCAACAGTATGAATACCTGGGCGGCTCCGGTTGAGCTTTCGCTGCATGAGAGCATCGCTCTGGCGCTGCGGAATAATCCCGCGGTAAAAATAGCCGAGGCGGACCAGTCGCAGGCGGTTTGGGCCGTTGCTGAAATCAGAGGGGAGTTCGGCCCCGGTCTAAAGTATGACCATACATATTCCCGGGCGGAAATCGCCGCTTCTACGCTGAACGATGATCTGCTGGGCTATTTGTCCGGTTCCGCCCTTAAAAGCAATGGATTCAGGAACAGGATCACGCTGAACCTGCCCCTTTATACCGGAGGAAGAAGGGCTGGATTGCTGGGGCAGGCCGAAGACAATCTTTATGCTGCCCGTCTGGAAGTGAAAAAAGCCAAACAGCAGCTTGCCTTTGACACAACAACCGCCTATTTCAACGCACTGCAGGCGCGCAGCCTGCTGGAAATCAGCCAGGAGTCCATGGAGAATCTTACGGCGCATTTGAAAAATGTGCAGGTGAAATATGAAGAAGGGCTGGTAACCAAAGCCGAGGTACTGCGCGCCGAAGTGGAACTGGCCAATGCCGGACAGGATCTCATGACGGCGCAGAACGACTATAACCTGGCGATTGACAGCCTGAACAATGTGATGGGACTGCCGTTGGATCATGAAATCACGATAACGGCGACAGGCAATGGAGCAATAGCCTATGAAAGCGATACTCGTACCCTTGAGGAGTGCATACAATACGCCCGGCGGAATCACCCTGCGGTCATACAGAGCCAAATCAGGGTTAATGCCGCCAAACAAGGCGTAAAAGCCGAAAAGAGCGGAAATTTGCCGCAAATCAGCTTGAATGGCAGCAATGACTGGTATGACGAGGATTTTCCCGGGGCGAAGGAAAGCTACTGGATGGTGAGCCTTACCGCTTCTCTGAATGTATTTGACGCCGGCGTTGTAAAGTCCAAGGTGAAGCAGGCCGAAAGTAAAATGGACAAAGCGCGGCAACAAGCCCGACAGGCGGAAGAAGCGGCCGCTCTTGACGTAAGCAAGGCCTACCATGACCTAAGGGCGGCGGAAAACCGCATCGCCACAACAAAAGGTGTGGTGGATAAGGCGCGGGAGATTTTCCGGATTACCGAAATCCGCTACCGCGAGGGCGCCGGTACAAACCTGGATGTGATTGACGCCCAGCTGACGCTGGCTCAGGCTAAGACGAAACATAACCAGGCGCGGTATGATTATTGCAGAAGCAAAGCCAAATTGATGCAGGCCATGGGAATGGATCAAGATACATGA
- a CDS encoding ABC transporter ATP-binding protein, with amino-acid sequence MREQNVTGMTVEIKALSKTYRKNNGTVFTAVDNVNLAIHRGEVFGFLGANGAGKTTTIKMMCGLVAPTSGRILLNGCDTGPERGNAMRQIGVVLEGTRNIYWPLSAWQNLMYFGRLKGCSGRALNERSEQLLRELELWDRRNDIVRNFSRGMQQRIAIACALIADPPILILDEPTLGLDVEATQIMKALLQRLAREYQKTVIITSHQLDVVQELCDRVAIIHKGRIIADRSLAELLALFGQGCYQIKAKGNFANLEKNLPGDFSVTEENGTVLLTGPISSQAELYGLLLKIREQGMTLIAASPIEPDLEEVFLKLVKNKGGEGQRWRHAKLC; translated from the coding sequence TTGCGTGAACAGAATGTGACAGGCATGACAGTGGAAATTAAAGCCCTCAGCAAGACCTATCGTAAAAATAACGGAACTGTTTTTACAGCCGTTGACAACGTGAATCTGGCGATACACAGGGGCGAAGTCTTTGGTTTTCTGGGCGCAAACGGCGCAGGCAAAACCACAACCATCAAAATGATGTGCGGCCTGGTCGCCCCGACCTCCGGCCGCATATTGCTCAACGGCTGCGACACCGGTCCGGAGCGCGGCAATGCCATGCGGCAGATCGGGGTGGTTTTGGAAGGAACGAGAAATATCTACTGGCCTTTATCGGCCTGGCAGAATTTAATGTATTTCGGCAGGCTGAAGGGTTGTTCCGGCAGAGCGTTAAACGAACGCAGCGAACAGCTTCTGCGGGAGCTGGAGCTGTGGGACCGGCGCAATGATATTGTCCGGAATTTTTCCCGGGGGATGCAGCAAAGAATTGCCATTGCCTGCGCTCTGATTGCCGATCCTCCTATTCTTATCCTGGATGAGCCGACGCTGGGCCTGGATGTTGAGGCGACTCAGATCATGAAGGCGCTGCTGCAGCGGCTGGCCCGGGAGTATCAGAAAACGGTCATCATTACTTCCCATCAGCTGGATGTGGTGCAGGAGCTGTGCGACCGTGTGGCCATCATCCATAAAGGTCGGATCATTGCCGACAGGAGTCTGGCTGAATTATTGGCGCTTTTTGGACAGGGCTGCTATCAGATTAAGGCAAAAGGAAATTTCGCCAATCTGGAAAAGAATCTGCCCGGGGATTTCAGCGTAACCGAGGAAAACGGCACGGTATTGTTGACCGGGCCAATCAGCAGTCAGGCTGAATTATACGGTTTGCTTTTAAAAATAAGAGAACAGGGCATGACGCTGATTGCCGCATCGCCGATAGAACCGGATTTGGAAGAAGTGTTTTTAAAGCTGGTGAAAAACAAGGGGGGGGAAGGTCAACGATGGAGACATGCAAAGTTATGCTGA
- a CDS encoding ABC transporter permease: METCKVMLNETYKGLLISWNYKFETFLQLLVMGMVFLGIGFIMGGGQVTPDRLAFILVGYLMWLYSTIVISNMCYDLLGEAQAGTLEQVFMSPVPVPLILMGRSFSTLITATIHILLLTLVMLWGFGVSIPLRWSGLPVFIVTIAGLFGFGFMIAGATLLFKRIGQLASLTANALLFLNGSMVPVEQFPQWLAIFAKTLPTTQGVILLRQTLLETYSLHDLWRDGSLLLLLSQSAVYFGGGLLFLIWCVKKAKRAGTLGSY, encoded by the coding sequence ATGGAGACATGCAAAGTTATGCTGAATGAGACCTACAAAGGGCTGCTTATTTCCTGGAACTATAAATTCGAAACCTTTTTACAGCTTTTAGTGATGGGCATGGTCTTCCTTGGCATCGGCTTTATCATGGGAGGGGGGCAGGTCACTCCGGACCGCCTTGCTTTTATCTTAGTGGGTTATTTAATGTGGCTGTATTCCACCATTGTGATTTCCAATATGTGCTATGACCTGCTGGGAGAGGCGCAGGCTGGCACGCTGGAACAAGTTTTTATGAGTCCTGTGCCCGTGCCTTTGATATTAATGGGCCGGTCTTTTTCCACATTGATTACGGCTACGATTCATATTTTACTGTTGACGCTGGTGATGCTCTGGGGGTTTGGGGTCAGTATTCCGCTCCGCTGGTCGGGCTTGCCCGTATTCATTGTTACGATCGCCGGATTGTTTGGCTTTGGTTTCATGATTGCCGGGGCGACGCTGCTATTTAAACGGATCGGCCAGCTGGCCAGTTTAACGGCCAATGCGCTGCTGTTTCTCAATGGCTCCATGGTTCCCGTTGAGCAGTTCCCCCAATGGCTGGCCATCTTTGCGAAAACCCTGCCGACAACGCAGGGGGTCATCTTGCTGCGGCAGACTTTACTGGAGACCTATTCGCTGCATGATTTATGGCGGGATGGCAGTTTACTGCTGCTTCTTTCCCAGTCAGCCGTTTATTTTGGCGGCGGGTTGCTGTTTCTCATCTGGTGCGTGAAAAAAGCCAAACGCGCCGGAACTCTGGGATCTTATTAA